ACGGATCCCCGCGCATGTGGTAGCCCGCCCGCTCCCAGAACCCCGGCCGGTCCTCCGTGAGGAACTCCAGCCCCCGCACCCACTTGGCGCTCTTCCAGAAGTACAGGTGCGGGACCACGAGGCGCAGGGGCCAGCCGTGCTCCGGAGTGAGGGGCTCCCCGTCGTGCTTGTAGGCGAAGAGGACGTCCTCCCGGTCCAGGTCGCGGATGTGCAGGTTGGTGGTGTAGCCCTGTTCCGCGTGCACCATGACCCAGTCCGCACCCGGCTTGCGCCGGATCTGCTGGAGCACCGCCCGGGCCGGAACCCCTTCGAAGACGTTGTCCAGCCGGCTCCAGTGGGTGACGCAGTGCACGTCGCACCGCACCACGGCGTGCCCCAACCGCAGGAACTCCTCGTACGTCCAGCTCCGTTCCTCCTCCACGGCTCCGAAGACCCGGAAGGTCCACCTCGCGAGGTCCACCTCCGGGACAGAACCGTAGTGCAGCACCGGCCACTTCTCCGTCACGTACTGCCCGGGGGGGATGCGGCTTTTGATCGTGCCGTGGGTATCCATCCTACGCCTCCAGGGCCGCGTCCTGTGCTTTCTGTGCCCGCCGGCGCACGATGAGGAAGGAGACGAGCACCGCCCCCTCGTAGAGGACGATCATGGGGAGGGCCAGCAAGAACATGGTCACGGGGCTCCAGTCCGGGGTGACGGCCGCGGAGAGCACCAGGATGGCCAGCACCGCGGTGCGCCACTCCCGCTGCAGCCGCTGAGGGGTCACGATGCCGAGGGCACACGCGGCCACCACCAGGAGCGGCGTCTCGAATCCCAGCCCCGTGGCCACCAAAAACCACGTGACGAAGGAGAGGTAGTTGAGGGCGGTGATCTGGACCCGGATCACCTCACCCGCCTGGGAGAGGAGCCACTTGCTCGCGGAAGGCAGAAGGAAAAAATACCCGAACACCACCCCGAAGGCGAACAGACCCCCCGCGGCCAACGCGACCGGGATCAGCACCCGCCGCTCGTGGGGCTCCAGGGCCGGATCGATGAACCGGAAGACGTGGTACACGATCCAGGGCATGGAAAGCACAAGCCCTCCGGTAACCGCCACCCGGAACCGGGCCAAAAAGGGCTCCAGCATGCCGATGGCGTGGAGCTGGATGCCGCCACTTGGCCGCAGCAGGATCCGCAGGAGGGCATCCGAAAAGGACCAGGAGAGAGCGGTGCCGAGGGCAAGGCCCACCACGCTCCACAGGAGCCGCTGACGCAGCTCCTCCAGGTGCTCGATCCAGGTCATGGGGGCGCCCACGGTTCCTATCCTACACCCGCTCCGAGAGGACCTGGGCGCGGCGGTTGTAGCGGTTCATGGCCGCCTCTAGTCCCTCCCGCAGGATGGTCTCCACCGCGTCCGCGGCCCGCTCCACCGCCTCCCTGATCAAAGGCCGCTCCTCGGGCGAAAACCGCGAGAGCACGTACTCCGCGGCGTCCCCGGAGGGTCGTCCGATCCCCACCCGCACCCGGGGGATCTCGGAAGTCCCCAGTGCCTCGAGAACGGATGCCATCCCGTGATGGCCGCCGGAGCTTCCCCGTGGCCGGATGCGGATGGCCCCGACCGGAAGATCCACGTCGTCGTAAATCACGAGGACCTCCTGCGGACGCACCCCGTAGCGGTCCACAAGCCCCCGCACCGCCTCCCCGCTCCGGTTCATGTACGTCAGGGGCTTCGCAAGCAACACCGCCAGCCCCCCGATCTCTCCCTTTCCCACCAGGGCCTCTTCCTCTTGCTGGGAGACCCCGATGCCCCACCGCGCGCACAGGCGGTCCACCACCTCCCATCCCACGTTGTGGCGGGTTCCCCGGTACCGGCGGCCGGGGTTCCCCAGACCCACCACGAGCCACATCTACTCCTCCGCCCGCCCCCGGCGGATGACCTCGGGCTGGGTGGCTCCCTCGGCTTCGGGGGGAGCCTCCTCCACCGCCTCCGGCG
This sequence is a window from Armatimonadota bacterium. Protein-coding genes within it:
- the tatC gene encoding twin-arginine translocase subunit TatC, with amino-acid sequence MGAPMTWIEHLEELRQRLLWSVVGLALGTALSWSFSDALLRILLRPSGGIQLHAIGMLEPFLARFRVAVTGGLVLSMPWIVYHVFRFIDPALEPHERRVLIPVALAAGGLFAFGVVFGYFFLLPSASKWLLSQAGEVIRVQITALNYLSFVTWFLVATGLGFETPLLVVAACALGIVTPQRLQREWRTAVLAILVLSAAVTPDWSPVTMFLLALPMIVLYEGAVLVSFLIVRRRAQKAQDAALEA
- a CDS encoding sulfite oxidase-like oxidoreductase; translation: MDTHGTIKSRIPPGQYVTEKWPVLHYGSVPEVDLARWTFRVFGAVEEERSWTYEEFLRLGHAVVRCDVHCVTHWSRLDNVFEGVPARAVLQQIRRKPGADWVMVHAEQGYTTNLHIRDLDREDVLFAYKHDGEPLTPEHGWPLRLVVPHLYFWKSAKWVRGLEFLTEDRPGFWERAGYHMRGDPWREQRFWEDE
- the pth gene encoding aminoacyl-tRNA hydrolase; this encodes MWLVVGLGNPGRRYRGTRHNVGWEVVDRLCARWGIGVSQQEEEALVGKGEIGGLAVLLAKPLTYMNRSGEAVRGLVDRYGVRPQEVLVIYDDVDLPVGAIRIRPRGSSGGHHGMASVLEALGTSEIPRVRVGIGRPSGDAAEYVLSRFSPEERPLIREAVERAADAVETILREGLEAAMNRYNRRAQVLSERV